One Pseudodesulfovibrio senegalensis genomic window carries:
- a CDS encoding single-stranded DNA-binding protein, translating into MFTASITGNVGKVEPVKDVNGKKVLNFSLAHNYKVGENRRVVWYECAIWGKLAEALTIQKGDKASVVTHQGITANAYIGKDGNAAASLKVVVDQIDITTVASNN; encoded by the coding sequence ATGTTTACTGCAAGTATCACTGGAAACGTGGGAAAGGTTGAGCCGGTCAAGGATGTAAACGGCAAAAAAGTTTTGAATTTTTCCCTCGCTCACAATTACAAAGTTGGGGAAAATCGTCGTGTTGTTTGGTATGAATGCGCAATTTGGGGAAAGTTGGCCGAGGCTTTGACTATTCAGAAGGGAGACAAAGCCTCTGTCGTTACACACCAAGGTATTACCGCAAATGCCTACATCGGTAAGGACGGGAATGCCGCGGCAAGTCTCAAGGTCGTTGTGGATCAGATTGATATTACAACGGTTGCCAGCAACAACTAA